Proteins encoded in a region of the Trypanosoma brucei gambiense DAL972 chromosome 11, complete sequence genome:
- a CDS encoding minichromosome maintenance (MCM) complex subunit,putative, with product MNRHAFVEMTPLRPEPTDGSPTRGSQPAAVGQPQFFSRRDDMSYIWGTGIAVEVFRAEFQRFLETFEMPQDVGAAPGADAGAHRGGTRNFFLQELLRLRLQRRSLFEMDLQLFCRAAPRLYQQLIAHPVECLQMMESVAEEVSERLVAAAGTHPSMPGEDEFILRIAPRNHPEITTLRGLSTRQLEQLVSLQGMVVRVSKIIPEIRVALFQCWSCNHTRHSVVDRGRIFEPTRCDSCGKQYSYRINHNLSVFEDKQLVRLQEAPEHLADGDTPVTMSVVVYGDFVDSIVPGDRVVVTGIYRAWPVRLNSNTRIIRSIFSTHVDAVHIEHRRAGRNAWADQQRQSAGEDEGLPEDPAVVARHNMFRHIAARPDIYDVILNSFARTIWGNEDVKRGILLQLFGGTRKELKCGSFRSEINIILCGDPGVAKSQLLTQVHEIAPRGVYTSGKGSSSAGLTAFVVQNNETGELVLEPGALVLSDRGLCCIDEFDKMNEATRSVLHEVMEQQTLSIAKAGIIAQLNARTSVLAAANPKESQWNVNLNVVENLQIEPTLLSRFDLIFLLMDRHDPAEDRRLASHVLSLFMETDESRASGNAAVPTDDDDDDVDNANGGGTSASRGHLATSRAPILLQHDGEVYLEGTEEKPYMPARVLSQYIAFARENIHPRLTGASHKQLAASYVEMRRARGSTRTVSATLRQLESMIRLAEARSKMRLGDTVSVEDVREAKWLISAALKEAATDPRTGRINLDVFNAPDPTRQTVEGSMLRLEKLIEQRYISAGHTTATVSELRLALNESFGSSMRPLSIVQFMELLALMAGGDHVKSFTASTVSFAGRLS from the coding sequence ATGAACAGGCATGCATTTGTGGAAATGACGCCATTGCGGCCCGAACCCACGGACGGGAGTCCAACTCGCGGGTCGCAGCCGGCGGCAGTCGGGCAGCCACAATTCTTTTCGAGGCGTGATGATATGTCGTATATTTGGGGAACGGGGATAGCAGTGGAGGTATTTCGAGCAGAGTTTCAGCGTTTCCTTGAAACTTTTGAAATGCCACAGGATGTAGGCGCTGCTCCGGGTGCTGATGCCGGGGCGCACCGCGGTGGAACCaggaatttttttcttcaggaGCTCCTCCGCCTTCGATTGCAGAGGCGGAGTTTGTTTGAAATGGATCTTCAGCTATTTTGCCGTGCAGCCCCACGACTTTACCAACAGCTCATAGCACATCCCGTTGAGTGTCTCCAAATGATGGAGAGCGTTGCTGAGGAGGTTAGCGAGCGCCTCGTGGCCGCTGCAGGAACGCATCCCTCAATGCCCGGTGAAGATGAGTTTATACTTCGCATCGCCCCCAGGAACCATCCCGAAATTACGACTCTCCGTGGTTTGTCCACGCGGCAACTGGAGCAGCTAGTGTCCCTTCAGGGCATGGTGGTGCGTGTATCGAAGATTATTCCAGAAATACGCGTGGCACTCTTCCAGTGCTGGAGCTGTAATCACACTCGGCATAGTGTGGTGGATCGCGGTCGAATCTTCGAACCCACGCGCTGCGACAGTTGCGGCAAACAATATTCCTATAGAATCAATCATAACCTCTCAGTATTTGAAGATAAACAGTTAGTACGGCTTCAGGAGGCGCCTGAGCACCTCGCGGATGGTGATACACCGGTCACAATGTCCGTTGTAGTGTACGGTGATTTCGTTGACTCCATTGTTCCTGGTGACCGTGTTGTGGTGACGGGTATATATCGTGCATGGCCCGTTCGTCTCAACTCGAACACACGAATTATCCGGAGCATCTTTTCTACACACGTCGACGCCGTGCACATTGAACACCGCAGAGCTGGGCGGAATGCCTGGGCTGACCAGCAGAGACAATCGGCGGGAGAGGACGAAGGGTTGCCTGAAGATCCTGCAGTGGTGGCACGGCACAACATGTTTCGGCATATTGCGGCTCGGCCAGATATTTATGATGTCATATTGAATAGCTTTGCCCGCACAATCTGGGGCAACGAAGATGTGAAGCGTGGCATCCTTCTGCAACTATTCGGTGGGACACGCAAAGAGCTCAAATGCGGTAGCTTCCGTTCTGAGATAAACATTATTCTGTGCGGAGACCCGGGCGTTGCGAAGTCCCAGTTGCTAACCCAGGTACATGAAATTGCTCCACGCGGAGTATACACCTCGGGCAAGGGTAGCAGTAGCGCCGGTCTCACTGCCTTCGTAGTTCAGAATAATGAGACGGGGGAGTTGGTGCTTGAGCCTGGTGCTCTTGTGTTGTCCGACCGCGGTCTGTGTTGTATTGATGAATTTGACAAGATGAACGAGGCTACGCGCTCCGTGTTGCACGAGGTGATGGAGCAGCAGACACTTTCGATAGCGAAAGCAGGGATTATTGCCCAACTAAACGCCCGCACATCTGTCCTAGCCGCAGCCAATCCTAAGGAGTCGCAGTGGAACGTGAACTTGAACGTAGTGGAGAATCTCCAAATCGAACCGACATTGCTCTCTCGCTTTGaccttattttccttctaaTGGACCGGCACGATCCAGCGGAAGACCGGCGGTTGGCCTCACATGTTCTGTCTCTCTTTATGGAGACCGACGAAAGTCGTGCATCAGGGAATGCCGCTGTGCCcacagatgatgatgatgatgacgtgGATAACGCCAACGGTGGAGGTACGTCTGCGTCGAGGGGTCACTTAGCCACCAGTCGTGCCCCCATTTTACTTCAGCATGATGGTGAAGTGTACTTGGAGGGAACGGAGGAAAAACCGTACATGCCTGCCCGCGTCCTTTCGCAGTACATCGCGTTCGCCCGTGAGAACATCCACCCAAGGCTGACTGGGGCATCGCACAAACAACTTGCCGCTTCATATGTCGAAATGCGGCGTGCTCGTGGGAGTACCCGCACTGTTTCAGCAACCCTTCGCCAGCTCGAGTCCATGATTCGCCTTGCAGAAGCCCGCAGTAAAATGCGGCTTGGCGACACGGTTAGCGTGGAGGACGTGCGTGAGGCTAAGTGGCTTATAAGTGCCGCCCTCAAGGAGGCGGCAACAGACCCAAGAACTGGGCGCATCAACCTTGACGTATTTAACGCACCAGATCCTACGCGACAAACGGTGGAAGGGAGTATGCTCCGCTTGGAGAAACTCATTGAGCAGCGGTACATCTCAGCAGGGCACACCACAGCAACCGTAAGCGAGTTGCGGCTCGCGTTGAATGAGTCCTTTGGTTCATCAATGCGTCCATTATCAATTGTTCAGTTCATGGAACTGCTTGCCCTGATGGCCGGTGGTGATCACGTGAAATCCTTCACTGCCTCAACTGTAAGTTTCGCCGGTAGGCTTTCGTGA
- a CDS encoding hypothetical proten, conserved, which yields MSSHFSGREEAVHRSSLSYLLSPNRPRSAGEQRFIRHAVFRATAFIGFIFYFIYCNPEYSYTYSYLQKEYGLGLGEPWLPKLLKLQKRPPVE from the coding sequence ATGAGCAGTCATTTCTCCGGTAGGGAGGAGGCGGTGCATCGTTCCAGTTTGTCATATCTTCTTTCACCTAACCGACCGCGTTCTGCTGGGGAACAGAGATTTATTCGGCATGCAGTGTTTCGTGCCACAGCATTCATTGGGTTTATTTTCTACTTCATTTATTGCAACCCAGAGTACAGTTATACGTATTCGTACCTCCAGAAGGAGTACGGTCTCGGCCTTGGTGAACCGTGGCTTCCAAAGTTATTGAAGCTACAAAAGAGACCACCAGTGGAGTGA
- a CDS encoding kinesin, putative, protein MENIRVVVRVRPFIPGENPQQCVTVHDRQIRVGDDRTFAFDKVFDMRATCDLVNSSVGDPLISAFVDGYTVSTIAYGQTGAGKTHTMSRLSRYVVERVHKILTNGAAEHSGLASPGARSNSLADAEAAATQPEFRFSAVEVYNDQISDLAVSASSSSAPRQVRTLSLREDNRCGVFIKGLTETAVDSAEGLLTLIERCISSRRTAMTQANETSSRSHCLLTVALVYRGKVGRFALVDLAGSERMKKAHGATPSAAGEGHSGAAASRVREGISINSGLLALGNVISALCARKSHVPYRASKLTRLLQPMLSGNSKTTMIACVSPVAASFEETLNTLKYANRVKSLRTTPLQMAAVSSMEDAQRAIEMLHQQLLEAKQVGCGQFSGMPSFPTGDVNAKLEELEEKLRVEQKLTQRLKDDLFNAEYTAMVEVEKRKSLEKRIALLELVEKERCVGRASTSTAEVSAVGSTVSCPRRSAESSDPSDEGGDIENNRKLLERLEAERDELEALKKQKETDSKRLAELDMGGQHSIGCDFDGSFSQENLLRDIALKERHIQELKQRNEEAVWALEDSKRNQEEVLSVKRRLEEDLANAVTKLESTEMEQQRKQAERNRLFALHEERLRKAEEMAETYRRRVEEATLQLNQRQCNEELIQQLQAQIPEMREELNRHVVAVREGQQREQKMAASYVQKVKKMKRQMRETEAQVSRLQVELQKKEREIARVKSNIADRFDRCLSKAHVERKQLLRNLQCDSSGRSSSVQREIDLELRALATIETDLDDLMLERCEMKARLDEVCGSPNVVNSCAVAAKGFECQSRRAGSPNSCSGAQAEASTDYSEALGDGNAVVKEQATNPLVFQTLRRLEEVEDSIDSLQEARKYHLQRVRRLQNSSASAQGSVTSRACELLQRSISDSFRQTS, encoded by the coding sequence ATGGAAAATATTCGCGTGGTGGTACGTGTGCGGCCTTTTATTCCGGGCGAAAACCCCCAGCAGTGCGTTACTGTTCATGACAGACAGATACGCGTCGGCGACGATCGGACGTTCGCGTTCGACAAGGTTTTCGATATGAGGGCTACATGCGATTTAGTGAACAGTTCAGTTGGAGACCCCTTAATTTCTGCGTTTGTTGACGGGTACACCGTTTCTACAATAGCGTACGGACAAACAGGTGCCgggaaaacacacaccatGTCACGTCTATCCAGGTACGTTGTGGAACGTGTACATAAAATACTTACGAATGGCGCCGCCGAGCATTCAGGCTTAGCTTCACCAGGTGCGAGGTCAAACTCGCTGGCGGATGCTGAAGCTGCTGCAACTCAGCCCGAGTTTCGGTTTTCGGCTGTGGAGGTATACAACGATCAGATTAGCGACCTTGCCGTTTCtgcatcgtcatcatcagcCCCTCGCCAGGTTCGGACGTTATCACTGCGGGAGGATAATCGCTGTGGTGTGTTTATTAAGGGTCTCACTGAGACGGCCGTTGATTCTGCGGAAGGGTTGCTTACCCTTATAGAGAGATGCATATCCTCTCGTCGCACTGCAATGACGCAAGCAAACGAGACAAGCTCTCGTTCCCATTGTCTACTGACTGTGGCGCTCGTTTACCGGGGCAAAGTCGGACGGTTTGCCCTCGTTGATCTTGCGGGGAGCGAGCGGATGAAAAAGGCACACGGCGCAACGCCGAGTGCTGCAGGTGAAGGACATTCGGGAGCAGCTGCGTCGCGGGTTAGAGAGGGCATCAGTATCAACAGTGGTCTCTTGGCCCTGGGGAATGTTATATCGGCTTTGTGTGCACGCAAGTCACATGTACCGTACCGAGCGTCGAAGTTAACGCGCCTCCTTCAACCAATGCTTAGCGGCAACTCAAAAACGACAATGATAGCTTGTGTTTCACCAGTGGCTGCGTCTTTCGAGGAAACCCTCAACACGTTAAAGTACGCGAACCGTGTGAAGTCTCTCCGCACGACGCCATTGCAAATGGCTGCTGTTTCCTCCATGGAGGACGCGCAGCGTGCCATAGAAATGCTGCATCAGCAACTTCTGGAAGCGAAGCAAGTGGGTTGTGGGCAGTTTTCCGGCATGCCATCATTTCCAACTGGCGATGTAAATGCAAAGTTGGAGGAGCTGGAGGAGAAACTAAGGGTGGAACAGAAGCTTACGCAGCGCCTAAAGGACGATCTTTTCAATGCGGAGTACACCGCGATGGTTGAGGTTGAGAAGCGGAAGAGTCTCGAAAAGCGGATTGCACTTCTTGAGTTAGTGGAGAAGGAACGATGTGTGGGTCGTGCGTCAACGAGCACTGCGGAGGTTAGTGCCGTTGGTAGTACTGTGTCGTGCCCTAGAAGGTCAGCAGAGTCTAGTGACCCTTCCGACGAGGGCGGGGATATagaaaacaacaggaaactTCTAGAGAGACTAGAAGCAGAGCGGGATGAACTCGAAGCACTTaagaagcaaaaggagaCAGACTCTAAGCGGCTTGCAGAACTCGATATGGGAGGACAACATTCCATAGGGTGTGACTTTGACGGTAGCTTCTCGCAGGAGAATCTTCTGAGAGACATTGCCCTGAAGGAGCGGCATATTCAGGAGCTTAAGCAGCGAAACGAAGAGGCCGTGTGGGCACTGGAAGACTCAAAGCGCAACCAGGAAGAGGTTCTTTCCGTGAAGCGTCGTCTTGAAGAAGACCTAGCGAATGCGGTCACGAAATTGGAATCAACTGAAATGGAGCAACAACGGAAGCAGGCGGAGCGGAATAGGTTGTTTGCACTGCATGAGGAGCGGCTACGCAAGGCCGAAGAAATGGCTGAAACCTACAGGCGTcgtgtggaggaggcgaCATTGCAGCTCAATCAGCGTCAATGTAACGAGGAACTGATTCAACAGCTCCAGGCACAGATTCCGGAGATGCGTGAAGAGTTGAATCGCCACGTCGTTGCTGTACGCGAGGGACAGCAGCGCGAGCAGAAGATGGCTGCCTCATATGTACAAAAGGTcaagaaaatgaaacgaCAGATGCGTGAGACGGAGGCTCAGGTCTCTCGACTTCAGGTGGAGCTACAGAAGAAGGAACGTGAAATTGCTCGGGTTAAATCCAATATTGCTGATAGGTTCGACCGCTGCCTATCTAAAGCCCACGTCGAGCGGAAGCAACTGTTGCGAAACCTTCAATGCGATTCTTCCGGCCGATCTTCCAGCGTACAGAGGGAAATTGACTTAGAGCTGAGGGCGCTCGCAACGATTGAAACAGATCTTGATGATCTCATGTTGGAACGTTGTGAAATGAAAGCGCGGCTCGATGAGGTTTGCGGAAGCCCCAACGTGGTGAATAGTTGCGCGGTGGCAGCGAAAGGGTTTGAGTGTCAATCCCGTCGCGCCGGCTCGCCAAACAGTTGTAGTGGTGCGCAGGCTGAGGCTTCTACTGACTACAGCGAGGCGCTGGGTGATGGAAATGCTGTTGTGAAGGAACAGGCGACGAATCCACTGGTTTTCCAAACGTTGAGGCGACtggaggaggtggaggacAGTATCGACAGCCTTCAAGAGGCGCGTAAATACCACTTACAGCGGGTCCGGCGTCTGCAAAATAGCTCGGCTTCGGCGCAGGGTTCTGTTACGTCCAGAGCTTGTGAATTGCTGCAGCGCAGCATTAGTGATTCTTTTAGACAAACTTCATGA
- a CDS encoding heat shock protein HslVU, ATPase subunit, HslU putative: MIRFSWVRLCSSAVAAAAASPDVQAITRAQAMQLDDLSPRKIASILDSYIVGQAEGKRAVAISLRNRWRRRQIEDEGLRRDILPKNILLVGPTGVGKTEISRRMAKLTEAPFVKVEATKYTEVGFKGKDVESIIEDLYSNAKTKAKRRLEIEREKEAHELALEIVFNGWHSCRSASGSFGPSTRNSGSGDSSAEEDKNSSSRDNVTFEEFKEKYKTQFKDDMVVIDVTQQPKGNTKPNASINSVEMLSVGILLGLGSESRGVKTRVTKRVEEALPLATQEALSRLVDETQISALARTLAEQDGVVFIDEIDKVVTEPASANADVSSTGVQQDLLPLIEGSNVTLKDGSQISTDNILFICSGAFHTVKTSDMIAELQGRLPVRVEMHALKEEDIRRILCEPKFNLLLQQKALMKTENIDLEFTPDAVDELARVTTKVNANAQNIGARRLHTVVERVMDEYSFNCQDYEGKKVVIDAEVVRKATGSLMNNIDLAKYIL; this comes from the coding sequence ATGATTCGTTTCAGTTGGGTTCGCTTGTGTTCGAGCGCTGTGGCAGCGGCAGCCGCGTCACCGGACGTTCAGGCGATAACGAGGGCTCAGGCCATGCAGCTCGATGACCTTTCCCCACGGAAGATCGCTTCGATATTAGATTCTTACATTGTAGGACAGGCAGAAGGGAAGCGAGCGGTGGCCATTTCACTTCGGAACCGCTGGCGCCGCCGTCAGATTGAGGACGAGGGATTGCGCCGTGATATTCTTCCGAAAAATATCCTGCTCGTTGGTCCTACCGGGGTCGGGAAGACAGAAATATCGCGTCGAATGGCGAAACTCACTGAGGCACCGTTTGTTAAAGTTGAGGCAACAAAGTACACCGAGGTTGGTTTTAAGGGGAAAGATGTGGAGAGCATCATTGAAGACTTATACAGTAACGCCAAAACAAAGGCTAAGCGCCGACTGGAAATCGAACGCGAGAAGGAGGCCCACGAACTGGCACTTGAGATAGTTTTCAATGGTTGGCATTCTTGTCGTTCAGCATCAGGCTCATTTGGTCCCTCAACCCGCAACAGTGGCAGCGGCGATAGCAGCGCAGAGGAAGATAAGAATTCGTCGTCAAGGGATAATGTTACGTTTGAGGAGTTTAAGGAGAAGTACAAGACTCAGTTTAAAGATGACATGGTTGTGATAGACGTCACACAACAACCAAAAGGGAATACAAAGCCAAATGCCAGTATTAACAGCGTCGAGATGTTGTCAGTTGGGATCCTTCTTGGCTTAGGCTCTGAATCACGTGGGGTGAAGACGCGTGTGACGAAGCGTGTGGAGGAGGCGTTGCCGCTCGCGACGCAAGAGGCGCTAAGTCGTCTTGTGGACGAAACTCAAATCAGTGCACTTGCCCGCACACTGGCTGAACAGGATGGTGTGGTGTTCATTGATGAAATTGACAAGGTTGTGACGGAGCCGGCGAGCGCCAACGCTGACGTGAGCTCCACGGGAGTACAGCAGGATCTACTTCCGCTTATCGAAGGGTCTAATGTCACCTTAAAGGACGGATCGCAGATAAGCACGGACaacattctttttatttgttccgGTGCTTTTCACACTGTGAAAACTTCTGATATGATAGCGGAGTTGCAGGGCCGGCTGCCGGTCCGCGTGGAGATGCACGCgctgaaggaggaggatatCCGACGCATTCTCTGTGAACCTAAGTTTAACCTCTTACTTCAGCAAAAAGCGCTGATGAAGACAGAAAACATAGATCTTGAGTTCACACCTGACGCTGTCGACGAGTTGGCACGGGTCACCACGAAGGTGAATGCGAACGCTCAAAACATTGGGGCGAGGCGACTTCATACTGTTGTGGAGCGAGTAATGGATGAGTACAGTTTCAATTGCCAAGATTACGAAGGCAAAAAGGTCGTCATCGACGCTGAAGTTGTGCGGAAGGCTACAGGGTCACTGATGAATAACATTGACTTAGCAAAGTACATTCTCTGA
- a CDS encoding Ubiquitin carboxyl-terminal hydrolase: MLSSSSPVLVSEQTCDKVDYGMELMPGKRLNTPVETPVIICPLYNLGNTCYFNAGVQLLVNCPQFVYCLRDSLFRHPEHHRYAERVSRSCGKAALELFEAFTQLVNDMEFTQLEPDCAISPLRALECLSAVHPLFEGREQQDCPEMVNAVIANVAEVGRQEIELDNLLKSFEGDYLRLEKAMGCRRGDTSFVPMRCTRQRMEFDEISLQSGSLYGSDQMNRNGAASANHEQNENGSENNHFTTSAQTHNAPQFPVFPGSWWNFNTMRINQFVNRENRLLQLQEDSKNGKLPQSTFRPPKIFYNSVTDGFTGQILSEIRCHTCQRSSRIVESFSSLTIGIPSPRQRLQYAKKHPEVQRVKQDGTPQNLARSLYWRSVFSWFYAATRWIVGLFTGFSRRGNCPVTLQECLDIHFEPVELKGSNMYHCSTCNAKREATKQETLLTMPEYLLLHMKRFEQGKCFNTKKTDEVIFPMSWDVGAAQSTDVLRLRNYLDSNVLAFNYPLSTFHGTTSAGDSTPMENSTSVTTPLTATNDHQKFAAASSSPLQSMQTRENPDIEAPIDTYTLEAVVNHHGTIARGHYTTFARKKTASKDVWVYLNDEELSTTTADSVANSEEYLLLYKKQSLFPRSEAFEKLRTKARELLAKPLSSRMGLDAAGVDKSSRNPNSNTNLSISGGGDGCHDVVYISRPWLQRMTFMEEPGPILNRLSYRTTTQETGESSSAHGTQSPPKQNLGEPTSAKGPPYEKSLPVEWFYVSLLQQEYDAFYDMYGGNQAVTQSEYNLMMSEQDALV, translated from the coding sequence ATGTTGTCATCTTCGTCGCCGGTTTTGGTTTCTGAGCAGACATGCGATAAGGTCGACTATGGCATGGAACTAATGCCTGGTAAGAGATTAAATACTCCTGTGGAAACACCAGTGATTATTTGTCCACTGTACAACCTTGGAAACACATGCTATTTTAATGCCGGTGTTCAGTTGCTTGTAAACTGCCCTCAATTTGTGTACTGCCTCCGTGACTCGCTGTTTCGCCACCCGGAGCATCACCGCTACGCTGAACGCGTAAGCCGTTCGTGCGGTAAGGCAGCACTGGAGTTATTTGAGGCCTTTACTCAATTGGTCAATGATATGGAGTTCACTCAACTTGAACCTGATTGCGCAATCTCGCCACTGAGGGCGTTGGAATGCCTTTCCGCTGTTCATCCGTTGTTTGAGGGCCGCGAACAGCAGGACTGTCCTGAAATGGTGAACGCGGTGATTGCTAACGTGGCGGAGGTGGGGCGGCAAGAAATCGAATTGGACAACTTGCTGAAGTCCTTTGAAGGGGATTATCTGCGCTTGGAAAAGGCAATGGGGTGTCGGCGAGGTGACACATCGTTTGTGCCCATGCGGTGCACGAGGCAACGGATGGAGTTCGATGAGATAAGTTTGCAGTCTGGTTCTTTATATGGAAGTGACCAAATGAATCGAAATGGGGCAGCATCTGCTAACCATGAACAGAATGAAAATGGTTCTGAGAACAACCATTTTACAACCTCTGCTCAAACGCACAACGCACCCCAGTTTCCAGTGTTTCCGGGAAGTTGGTGGAACTTCAATACAATGAGAATCAACCAATTTGTAAACCGTGAGAATAGGTTGCTTCAGCTTCAGGAAGACTCCAAGAATGGAAAGCTTCCCCAAAGCACGTTTCGACCACCCAAAATATTTTACAACAGTGTGACTGATGGTTTTACCGGTCAAATACTCTCCGAAATACGGTGCCACACTTGCCAAAGAAGCTCTCGTATTGTGGAGAGTTTTTCTTCGCTGACAATTGGAATCCCATCCCCCCGGCAGAGGCTCCAATATGCTAAAAAGCATCCGGAGGTTCAGCGCGTCAAACAGGATGGGACACCTCAGAACCTCGCACGGTCGCTTTATTGGCGTAGTGTTTTCTCGTGGTTCTATGCTGCGACGCGGTGGATTGTTGGTCTGTTTACGGGCTTTTCGAGACGAGGAAATTGCCCTGTGACGTTGCAGGAGTGCCTCGACATCCATTTTGAGCCGGTGGAACTGAAGGGTAGCAACATGTATCATTGCAGCACATGCAATGCCAAACGGGAGGCAACTAAGCAGGAGACTCTCCTCACAATGCCCGAGTACCTACTGTTACATATGAAACGCTTCGAACAGGGGAAGTGTTTCAACACCAAGAAAACAGATGAAGTCATCTTCCCCATGTCGTGGGATGTAGGCGCTGCTCAAAGTACAGACGTGCTGCGGTTGCGTAACTATTTGGACTCGAATGTTTTAGCGTTTAATTACCCACTCTCAACATTCCACGGAACGACTAGTGCAGGTGATAGCACACCTATGGAAAACTCAACGTCTGTCACAACCCCCCTAACAGCTACTAACGACCACCAGAAGTTTGCCGCAGCCAGTTCGTCTCCTTTGCAAAGTATGCAAACAAGGGAAAACCCGGATATTGAGGCCCCAATCGATACCTACACCTTAGAAGCCGTCGTTAACCATCACGGAACTATTGCTCGTGGCCACTACACAACCTTCGCGCGTAAGAAGACTGCGTCGAAAGACGTGTGGGTTTACCTGAACGATGAAGAGTTGAGCACCACTACTGCTGACTCCGTGGCGAATTCGGAGGAGTACCTACTACTATATAAGAAGCAATCTCTCTTCCCTCGCTCCGAGGCGTTCGAGAAACTTCGCACGAAGGCACGAGAGCTGTTGGCGAAACCACTGTCATCGCGTATGGGCTTGGATGCCGCTGGCGTAGACAAGAGTAGCAGGAATCCGAATAGCAACACCAACCTTTCCATATCTGGGGGCGGAGACGGTTGTCATGATGTGGTTTACATTTCCCGACCGTGGCTGCAGCGTATGACTTTTATGGAGGAGCCGGGTCCTATCCTCAACCGCCTTTCCTATCGCACCACCACGCAAGAAACAGGGGAGTCCTCGTCGGCACATGGTACGCAAAGTCCACCAAAACAAAATCTGGGGGAGCCAACTTCTGCAAAGGGGCCACCTTACGAGAAAAGCCTCCCCGTCGAGTGGTTCTATGTatcccttctgcaacaggAATATGACGCATTTTACGACATGTATGGTGGAAACCAGGCGGTGACTCAGAGTGAATACAATTTAATGATGAGTGAACAAGACGCACTCGTATGA
- a CDS encoding integral membrane transport protein, putative, with amino-acid sequence MVGREIGYEQGKIASYVSLINAFHVIADIPSSLVADCVDLRRLMSFSVFAQAAGCMPVVLLGCTSTSLAAFCVINGFSTGAFFLARHIYVARRLNPDHCGMVMAFLSGLLRLAHMLGPIFLGVIASLWGDTRYFFFVPMGASLLAWCCIQFSPYCLRVGRNAPQGRAHATTATQLEEAKKLDEGSVGGETVPILPGDSLIKGPVLEEGLTRRVVSYGAVNTLNTDNARSNVGSVGSEVGIACSHECCSLQIEGSKGGTAPATYCSVIMDQWNVIWRLGIYVILFVALRANRKLLLTFAAMRMGFTDVQLSFLLSLSFSFDAFLFPLGGILLDNCSRRFARLPAVLGLGIAFLLLPLQHSGQWLYVMAAVFGVVDALGCGLIMTLVADYRHQYFGGLFFGIMRTVQDMGHVISSAAVSLMIHRFDFAICSNFWGVLGIFAAVWGWYGVPNPTR; translated from the coding sequence ATGGTTGGGCGGGAAATTGGTTATGAGCAGGGGAAAATAGCAAGTTATGTTTCACTCATTAACGCATTCCACGTGATTGCTGATATTCCCTCGAGTTTGGTGGCGGATTGCGTCGACCTGCGGCGCCTCATGTCGTTTTCCGTATTTGCCCAGGCGGCTGGTTGTATGCCGGTTGTTCTGCTTGGGTGCACTAGTACGTCACTGGCCGCATTTTGCGTAATTAATGGCTTTTCGACAGgtgctttcttccttgcacGACACATTTATGTTGCAAGGAGGTTAAATCCTGATCACTGTGGAATGGTCATGGCATTTCTTTCTGGTCTTTTGCGGCTGGCGCATATGCTAGGGCCCATATTTTTAGGTGTAATTGCCTCACTGTGGGGTGATACTcggtacttttttttcgtcccAATGGGGGCGTCCCTACTGGCGTGGTGTTGCATCCAGTTTTCTCCCTACTGTTTACGTGTCGGTAGGAACGCGCCCCAAGGCCGCGCACACGCTACCACTGCAACCCAGCTGGAAGAGGCAAAAAAACTCGACGAAGGTTCTGTTGGGGGAGAAACAGTTCCGATCCTTCCAGGGGATTCGTTGATCAAGGGGCCAGTTCTGGAAGAGGGGCTCACAAGGCGTGTCGTGTCGTATGGTGCTGTCAATACTTTGAACACCGACAACGCGCGTAGTAACGTTGGGAGTGTGGGCTCAGAGGTTGGAATCGCCTGCTCTCATGAGTGTTGCAGTCTACAAATTGAAGGCAGTAAGGGTGGCACCGCTCCCGCTACATACTGTTCTGTCATTATGGATCAGTGGAATGTCATATGGCGGCTGGGCATTTACGTCATTCTGTTCGTGGCACTACGCGCGAATCGAAAGCTGTTACTAACGTTTGCTGCCATGAGAATGGGCTTCACTGACGTTCAGCTGTCTTTTTTGCTCTCGCTGAGTTTTTCCTTTGAtgccttcctcttccctttgGGCGGTATTCTTCTTGACAACTGCAGTCGCCGTTTCGCGCGCCTGCCTGCCGTTCTGGGTCTTGGCATTGCTTTCTTACTTCTGCCATTACAACACTCCGGTCAGTGGCTCTACGTTATGGCGGCAGTGTTTGGTGTAGTGGATGCATTGGGTTGTGGACTCATCATGACACTTGTGGCAGATTACAGGCATCAGTATTTCGGTGGATTGTTCTTTGGTATCATGCGGACGGTGCAGGACATGGGTCATGTGATAAGCTCGGCAGCCGTGTCTCTCATGATTCACCGTTTCGACTTTGCAATTTGCAGCAATTTTTGGGGCGTGTTGGGCATTTTTGCGGCGGTTTGGGGCTGGTACGGAGTCCCAAATCCCACTCGCTGA